In the genome of Chlamydia trachomatis A/HAR-13, one region contains:
- the efp gene encoding elongation factor P, with protein MVRVSTSEFRVGLRVKIDGQPYVILQNDFVKPGKGQAFNRIKVKNFLTGRVIEKTFKSGESIETADVREQQMRLLYTDQEGATFMDDETFEQELIFWDKLENVRQWLLEDTIYTLVLYNGDVISVEPPIFMELTIAETAPGVRGDTASGRVLKPATTNTGAKIMVPIFIEEGEVVKVDTRTGSYESRVSK; from the coding sequence ATGGTTCGTGTAAGCACTAGTGAATTTCGTGTAGGATTGCGCGTTAAGATCGATGGACAACCCTATGTAATTTTGCAGAACGATTTTGTTAAGCCAGGGAAAGGACAGGCTTTTAATAGAATCAAAGTCAAAAACTTTTTAACTGGGCGTGTAATAGAAAAAACGTTCAAATCAGGGGAATCTATAGAAACTGCCGATGTACGGGAGCAGCAGATGCGTCTTCTGTACACAGATCAGGAAGGGGCTACGTTTATGGATGACGAGACCTTCGAACAAGAACTCATTTTTTGGGACAAACTCGAAAATGTTCGGCAATGGTTATTAGAAGATACAATATATACGTTGGTTTTGTACAACGGGGATGTGATTTCTGTTGAACCTCCGATCTTTATGGAGCTCACTATTGCAGAAACAGCTCCTGGAGTCCGTGGGGATACTGCATCAGGACGAGTATTGAAGCCTGCAACAACCAATACCGGGGCAAAGATTATGGTCCCTATTTTCATTGAAGAAGGTGAAGTTGTGAAGGTCGATACGCGAACAGGAAGTTATGAGTCTCGTGTATCAAAATAA
- a CDS encoding metallophosphoesterase family protein, protein MPNKPSHAFRLIHCSDIHFCVLPKNPFQCFNKRFKGLLRQLIGGVSFQAFAISQRFPQLVKQLEADSVCVTGDMTITALDTEFRFAKEFLSRVESVAPVYIVPGNHDVYTHRALKKQTFYSYFPNKELQTHRIAFKKLTPTWWLVLLDCSCFNGWYTANGEVTDSQLLALEQFLSSLPASEHVIVANHYPLSPTTRPAHDLLNYAPLKSLLMNSPSVRLYLHGHDHYVELDHLPPLVVNSGSLTLPSNARFHIIDLHPEGGYQIATAALTNLKETSTPLTISIEETTISL, encoded by the coding sequence ATGCCAAACAAGCCTTCACACGCCTTTAGACTGATCCATTGCTCCGACATTCACTTCTGTGTACTCCCTAAAAATCCTTTTCAATGCTTCAATAAACGCTTTAAGGGACTTCTAAGACAACTTATAGGAGGCGTTTCCTTTCAAGCTTTTGCAATCTCTCAGAGATTCCCTCAACTCGTTAAGCAGCTTGAAGCAGATAGTGTCTGTGTGACTGGAGATATGACCATCACCGCTCTCGATACAGAATTCCGTTTCGCTAAAGAATTTCTTTCTCGCGTTGAATCTGTAGCTCCTGTGTATATAGTTCCAGGAAACCATGATGTATACACCCATCGGGCTTTGAAAAAACAAACGTTTTATTCCTATTTTCCTAATAAAGAACTTCAAACTCACCGTATCGCCTTTAAAAAACTCACTCCCACATGGTGGTTAGTTCTTCTCGATTGTTCTTGCTTCAATGGTTGGTATACAGCGAATGGAGAAGTGACTGATTCTCAACTCCTTGCTTTAGAACAATTTCTTTCTTCTCTTCCCGCTTCTGAACACGTGATTGTGGCTAACCATTATCCTCTATCTCCCACAACAAGACCCGCTCATGATTTACTCAATTATGCCCCTCTAAAATCCCTACTGATGAATTCTCCTTCTGTACGCTTGTATCTACATGGACATGATCATTATGTAGAACTCGATCATCTCCCTCCTCTGGTAGTGAATAGCGGCTCACTAACACTTCCCTCAAATGCACGCTTTCATATTATAGACTTACATCCAGAAGGGGGATATCAAATCGCAACAGCAGCATTAACAAACCTTAAGGAAACCTCTACTCCGTTAACCATTTCTATCGAAGAAACTACCATCTCTTTATAA
- the groEL3 gene encoding variant chaperonin GroEL3 produces the protein MPHDNNEMHRNTIHQLFTGLDKAYQIVKGFYGPAYSSSSKDFFKGRGYHILSRIELSDPFERIGVYFARSLAKRIHKRHADGVISSVILLRAFLKASIPFIDQGLSPRLLASALASQKEAVCAYLHSHSFLLKDASKVLGLIRSHLPDPLIGEAFAEAVAYTGHEGAVALSQRSGSTLHLVKGIQTQKGYRVPSFFPHDSFHENPIVAPKIFVTDQKIHCLFPFLPLLKKFSEEQTPLIIFCKEIAPDPLATCIANRIAGLLDVLVVTIPDTTLLEDIALLTGTTVFSSPPFSNKPPIELPLLGSCTWAELSRDHTLLVCENLVPEVVKLKVRQLDHAIHNAEDETSRKLLKKRKHRLENSIAIIPVKQDTTPLHELALKTLNSTQESGFVLGGGAALLYATQSLSSSPEHSQEEQAAVQILQTACRTLLEQLVNSVYMDGKLVADKLCSLGTPSLGFNVVSQQIEDMISAGIITPLNVVLDIFSCSLHTAVDLLLASFTTPPTPAAKEKKT, from the coding sequence ATGCCTCACGACAACAATGAGATGCATCGCAATACTATTCATCAACTGTTTACAGGCCTTGATAAGGCGTATCAAATAGTAAAGGGGTTTTATGGCCCCGCGTACTCCTCTTCTTCGAAAGATTTTTTCAAAGGGAGAGGCTATCATATTCTTTCGCGTATAGAACTTTCTGATCCTTTCGAACGTATTGGAGTCTATTTTGCTCGATCTCTAGCAAAACGGATCCATAAACGTCATGCTGATGGAGTGATCTCTTCTGTTATTCTTTTACGAGCCTTTTTAAAGGCATCGATTCCTTTTATCGATCAAGGACTTTCTCCTCGACTTTTAGCTTCTGCCCTCGCCTCTCAAAAAGAAGCGGTGTGCGCCTATCTGCATTCGCACTCTTTTCTCTTAAAAGATGCTTCAAAAGTGCTCGGGCTCATTCGTTCCCATCTTCCTGATCCTCTTATTGGAGAGGCTTTTGCTGAAGCCGTTGCCTACACAGGACATGAAGGAGCTGTTGCTTTATCTCAAAGAAGCGGCTCTACGCTACACCTGGTGAAAGGAATACAAACGCAAAAGGGCTATCGAGTGCCGTCATTTTTCCCTCATGACTCTTTTCATGAAAATCCTATTGTAGCTCCTAAAATTTTTGTCACAGATCAGAAAATCCATTGTCTTTTTCCTTTTCTGCCCTTACTCAAGAAATTCTCCGAAGAACAAACTCCTCTGATCATTTTTTGTAAGGAGATAGCTCCCGACCCACTAGCTACCTGCATTGCAAACCGTATAGCGGGACTGTTGGATGTTCTAGTAGTGACAATCCCCGATACCACTCTGTTAGAAGACATCGCTTTGCTTACAGGGACAACGGTCTTTTCCTCGCCGCCTTTCTCTAATAAGCCTCCTATAGAACTGCCTCTACTAGGATCCTGTACCTGGGCAGAACTATCTCGCGATCATACCTTACTTGTCTGTGAGAATCTGGTTCCTGAAGTAGTGAAACTAAAAGTTCGACAACTCGATCACGCTATACACAACGCAGAAGACGAAACATCCCGAAAACTCCTTAAAAAAAGAAAACATCGCTTAGAAAACAGTATCGCAATCATTCCGGTGAAGCAGGACACAACTCCCCTACATGAATTAGCTCTCAAAACGCTAAACTCAACACAAGAATCTGGTTTCGTCTTGGGAGGCGGAGCGGCTCTTCTTTACGCTACTCAGAGCCTCTCTTCCTCTCCAGAGCATTCTCAAGAAGAACAAGCTGCTGTTCAGATTTTACAGACCGCGTGCCGCACTCTCTTGGAACAACTGGTTAACTCTGTGTATATGGATGGAAAACTTGTTGCTGATAAACTCTGCTCTCTAGGGACTCCAAGTCTCGGCTTCAATGTTGTATCTCAACAAATAGAAGACATGATCTCTGCAGGAATCATTACACCTTTGAATGTTGTGCTAGATATTTTTTCTTGTTCCCTGCATACCGCTGTAGATCTTCTCTTAGCTTCTTTCACTACCCCACCGACTCCTGCAGCAAAAGAGAAAAAAACTTAA
- the murF gene encoding UDP-N-acetylmuramoyl-tripeptide--D-alanyl-D-alanine ligase — protein MRPILLEEWSSLLLGMEIPRSGKKVTGVAIDSRLVLPGDVFFALPGNRTSGHLFLKQAAQSGAVAAVVASDYHGPSYGLQLLRVADPREALRAAGRTQGALFYGEVIGITGSVGKTTTKNFANQLLSSVYKVFMSPKSYNSQLTLPLSVLMADGDEDFLLLEMGVSEPNNMKNLLEIIEPTIGVITYIDVQHAMHFLDKGAQGIVEEKSLLLERCGLQLIPKDSSWFQFFAKKNSAADRFSFSMSNETADFYYRAIHSEGVLISAPDGDIELPAVFPYSPAYMNFIIAVALAWITNVPMDRLEQVSQSLFLPAMRFEQQEHNGIRVINDAYNASPDAMLAALDAVPVPPEGGKIIFILGHMAELGRYSDECHIAAARKAVTKAHIIFFVGEKWFPVRDIVRDADCQIGFYSAVSEIMDAVKALVQQGDVVLLKGSRSLELETLLPCFSIS, from the coding sequence ATGCGCCCTATTTTGTTGGAAGAATGGTCTTCTTTGTTATTAGGTATGGAAATCCCTCGCTCGGGGAAGAAAGTGACAGGAGTTGCTATTGACAGTCGACTCGTATTGCCTGGGGACGTGTTTTTTGCTCTTCCTGGGAATCGAACGAGTGGCCACCTATTTTTAAAACAAGCAGCACAATCTGGAGCAGTTGCTGCTGTAGTCGCAAGCGATTATCATGGTCCAAGTTACGGTCTGCAGTTATTGCGTGTGGCGGATCCTCGAGAAGCTTTACGGGCAGCGGGGCGTACCCAAGGAGCTCTTTTCTATGGAGAAGTTATAGGAATCACTGGATCTGTAGGGAAGACAACTACTAAAAATTTTGCAAATCAGTTGCTTTCTTCTGTCTATAAAGTCTTTATGAGTCCCAAAAGCTACAATTCGCAGTTGACGCTGCCTTTAAGCGTTTTAATGGCCGATGGGGATGAGGATTTTTTACTTCTAGAGATGGGAGTTTCTGAACCTAATAACATGAAGAATCTTTTGGAGATCATTGAGCCTACAATCGGTGTGATCACATATATCGACGTGCAGCATGCTATGCATTTTCTGGATAAAGGGGCTCAAGGTATCGTCGAGGAAAAAAGCTTGCTGTTGGAAAGATGTGGGTTGCAGCTCATTCCTAAAGACTCTTCTTGGTTTCAGTTTTTTGCAAAAAAGAATTCTGCAGCAGATCGGTTTTCTTTTTCTATGAGCAATGAAACGGCAGATTTTTATTATCGAGCGATTCATTCCGAAGGAGTCCTTATTAGTGCTCCTGATGGGGACATTGAGTTGCCTGCCGTATTTCCGTATTCTCCAGCGTATATGAATTTTATTATTGCAGTAGCTTTGGCTTGGATTACGAATGTTCCCATGGATCGTTTAGAGCAGGTGAGTCAGTCTCTGTTTTTGCCTGCCATGCGTTTCGAACAGCAAGAGCACAATGGTATCCGAGTGATTAATGATGCATATAATGCTAGTCCTGATGCAATGCTAGCTGCTTTAGATGCTGTTCCTGTTCCTCCAGAGGGAGGTAAGATCATTTTTATCCTTGGGCATATGGCGGAGTTAGGACGATATTCCGATGAATGCCATATTGCTGCAGCTAGGAAAGCTGTGACAAAAGCTCACATCATCTTTTTTGTTGGAGAGAAATGGTTCCCTGTTAGGGATATAGTTCGTGATGCGGATTGCCAGATTGGGTTTTATAGCGCAGTGAGCGAGATTATGGATGCCGTGAAAGCTCTCGTTCAACAGGGAGATGTTGTGTTGTTAAAAGGGTCTCGTAGTTTAGAACTAGAGACTTTATTACCATGCTTTTCGATTTCATAG